The Neorhodopirellula lusitana genome contains a region encoding:
- a CDS encoding inorganic phosphate transporter: MIVLFALVAGILLAYANGSNDNFKGVATLYGSDTTTYRRALVWATATTAAGSLTAVWLARELLERFSGKGIVPDALVDQNEFGVAVALAAGVTVMLASRFGFPISTTHALVGSMVGAAGASSFAVDWNVLSTKLMAPLLLSPLIAILVTSVLYLTFRRTRIAMGITKETCLCSGREVVEVVPLGSSAMAMMRAEELSVTMGTNVSCRDHYAGNLVGVDARQSLDTMHFLSAGMVSFARGLNDTPKIAALLLIVPALNSLTATVLCGLAIAIGGWFGAKKIAEKLSHGITEMNAGQGFTANLVTSVLVVFASRWGLPVSTTHVSCGALFGIGSVTGQANWKSIGQILLAWVTTLPAAALIAWLVFKVLT; encoded by the coding sequence GTGATCGTCCTTTTTGCTCTCGTAGCAGGCATTTTGTTGGCCTACGCGAACGGTTCGAACGACAACTTTAAAGGTGTCGCCACATTGTACGGCAGCGACACAACGACGTACCGCCGAGCACTCGTGTGGGCGACGGCAACTACTGCGGCAGGTTCGCTGACGGCCGTTTGGCTCGCTCGCGAATTGCTGGAACGATTCTCTGGCAAAGGAATCGTGCCGGACGCACTCGTGGATCAGAATGAATTCGGCGTTGCAGTCGCGTTGGCTGCAGGCGTGACCGTGATGCTGGCGAGCCGCTTTGGGTTTCCGATTTCTACCACTCACGCTTTGGTGGGCTCGATGGTTGGAGCCGCGGGGGCTTCATCGTTTGCCGTCGATTGGAATGTTCTGTCGACTAAGCTAATGGCACCGCTTTTGCTTAGCCCACTGATTGCGATCCTCGTTACATCAGTCCTGTATCTGACGTTTCGCCGAACCCGGATTGCGATGGGGATTACGAAAGAAACATGTCTTTGCAGCGGTCGCGAAGTCGTCGAGGTTGTTCCGTTGGGATCGAGCGCGATGGCAATGATGCGTGCTGAGGAGCTTTCGGTCACGATGGGGACCAACGTAAGCTGTCGAGACCATTATGCCGGCAACCTTGTGGGTGTCGATGCTCGTCAGTCGCTCGACACCATGCATTTCCTTTCTGCGGGGATGGTCAGCTTCGCGCGTGGCTTGAATGACACGCCGAAGATCGCCGCGCTGCTATTGATTGTCCCTGCTCTGAATTCGCTGACCGCAACGGTATTGTGCGGCTTGGCGATCGCCATCGGTGGCTGGTTCGGTGCGAAGAAGATCGCCGAAAAGCTGAGCCACGGCATTACTGAAATGAACGCCGGCCAAGGGTTCACCGCGAATCTGGTCACGTCAGTCTTGGTCGTGTTCGCGAGCCGCTGGGGGTTGCCTGTATCGACCACCCATGTTTCCTGTGGCGCGCTGTTCGGAATCGGAAGTGTGACCGGTCAAGCGAACTGGAAGTCGATTGGTCAGATCTTGCTCGCATGGGTGACGACCCTCCCGGCGGCCGCGTTAATCGCCTGGCTCGTTTTCAAAGTGCTAACGTAG
- a CDS encoding DUF547 domain-containing protein: MRKTSASYIMIALATGALSLLSMNPCMAGTKVTVGTSVPANQQVSMDRIDPRTWDALLKRYVDENGNVNYAGWKQSAADVQSLETFLTYLSTANPNAQASQAAKLAFWINAYNALTVHGILREYPTTSIRNHTARVFGYNIWDDLLLTVGGKPYSLNQMEHEVLRKMGEPRIHFAIVCASRSCPRLLAEAYTAEKLDAQLTANTKVFFANPDNFQYDASGRKFQLSSILDWFGEDFGHDQAAQLRKLAPYLPSREAYDAAIANSVSVSHLDYDWGLNDQASARTTRR, translated from the coding sequence ATGAGAAAAACTTCTGCCTCTTACATCATGATCGCGTTGGCCACTGGTGCTCTATCGCTGCTTTCGATGAACCCGTGCATGGCCGGGACGAAGGTTACCGTTGGTACCAGTGTGCCTGCGAATCAGCAAGTTTCGATGGACCGGATCGATCCCCGCACTTGGGATGCCTTGCTGAAGCGGTATGTTGATGAAAACGGAAACGTCAACTACGCGGGCTGGAAACAGTCCGCTGCGGATGTGCAGTCACTAGAAACGTTTTTGACGTATCTCTCGACTGCAAACCCGAATGCTCAGGCCAGCCAGGCGGCCAAGCTCGCCTTTTGGATCAACGCCTATAACGCATTGACGGTACATGGAATCCTTCGCGAGTATCCGACGACCAGCATCCGCAATCACACCGCGAGAGTTTTTGGCTACAACATCTGGGACGACCTGTTGTTGACGGTTGGTGGAAAGCCATACTCGCTTAACCAGATGGAACATGAAGTGCTACGAAAGATGGGTGAGCCACGGATTCACTTCGCCATCGTTTGTGCCTCCCGCAGCTGCCCGCGACTGTTGGCCGAAGCCTATACGGCTGAGAAGCTGGATGCTCAGCTAACCGCCAATACCAAAGTCTTCTTTGCCAATCCTGACAACTTTCAATACGACGCATCGGGCCGCAAGTTCCAGCTCTCGTCGATCCTAGACTGGTTCGGCGAAGATTTTGGCCACGACCAAGCCGCCCAACTCCGCAAGCTCGCTCCCTACTTGCCATCACGCGAAGCCTACGATGCAGCGATCGCGAACTCGGTTTCAGTCTCGCATCTCGATTACGACTGGGGCTTGAACGACCAGGCATCTGCTCGCACGACACGCCGTTAA
- a CDS encoding PEP-CTERM sorting domain-containing protein yields MKNRILRLKNIACAAVIVLMMAGNASAALVYSTDFTTSYTTSNAALDLGGATPDVVAGDWFGSSQTPGVAGDVLTLGILGDNRFRGSGVWLDTTGWATGLVTVEVDVTSYTAGTDGATTFFQAYAATGVDATNLVSLDLHSGPDVDPTGSTGTATISALGSDQLITGAGTDVPFTFNFNGTDQFVGLVFANNNPNVTPNANTGATVVLDNLTVDVTAVPEPSSVALFLGGIGVLAMRRRRHLKAAA; encoded by the coding sequence ATGAAAAACAGAATCCTACGACTGAAGAACATCGCATGTGCAGCAGTAATCGTCCTAATGATGGCGGGGAACGCGAGTGCGGCTTTGGTGTACAGCACTGATTTTACTACCTCGTATACTACGAGCAACGCAGCCTTGGATCTGGGTGGCGCTACGCCCGACGTCGTGGCTGGGGATTGGTTTGGTTCAAGCCAAACCCCGGGTGTCGCTGGCGATGTCCTGACTCTTGGTATCCTTGGTGATAATAGATTTAGGGGTAGTGGCGTCTGGCTCGATACTACAGGATGGGCAACCGGACTCGTTACCGTTGAGGTTGATGTGACGAGCTATACAGCTGGCACTGATGGTGCGACAACCTTTTTTCAGGCATACGCCGCGACGGGGGTGGATGCCACAAATCTTGTCAGTTTGGATCTTCATTCAGGCCCCGACGTCGATCCGACTGGTTCTACCGGAACCGCAACGATTAGTGCGCTTGGTTCTGACCAATTAATTACCGGCGCCGGTACTGATGTGCCTTTCACCTTTAACTTTAACGGTACAGACCAGTTTGTTGGTCTGGTTTTCGCCAACAATAACCCCAACGTAACGCCAAACGCTAATACTGGAGCGACTGTTGTTCTAGACAACCTCACGGTCGATGTTACCGCCGTTCCCGAGCCGTCCAGTGTTGCACTTTTCCTCGGTGGTATCGGCGTGCTGGCCATGCGTCGCCGACGCCACTTAAAGGCCGCAGCCTAG
- a CDS encoding alpha-L-fucosidase has product MKKHNTISLVSLFACFLSTALTLPAQELAEDPGETALPRTGDYYRADPASQPVKLRLNDLNTIVAARAKLDGAVFAGKGLTGQHGVAGFYSGKDQLTFYVDAPEADDYALSIILASPDGQTMEFKCGESVITTPSLKRTWRGSPQNWRQQVPGVLHLNEGVNQITFRLPESTVKPTKKNKELATHRDQGQFMLYSIELGTPSARQAQLERAKEIRGDSSWMVEGKYGLFVHFSANMYGWKGDQKRAEWFQESIDMFDVQHFADQVERTGAAWVNFTVTHQGFYWPGPNKAVDAVMPGRTTERDLLMEIVDELDSRGIATLFYLHSGYNGFEAAVWRDALAADYGAADVSKFSDNMVAILRECSLRYGKKIKGFGYIDGCLMHDYPLDPHWESWARAIKAGNPKAVIGFSSNQGPAVSPFSDLSTRDGGSSLAEFNSDLVGPGKQYGIIDPAWWCYMDTWIHGYMDTWIHGFPRNL; this is encoded by the coding sequence ATGAAAAAGCATAACACCATATCGCTAGTCTCTTTATTCGCTTGTTTTCTAAGCACGGCGCTAACATTGCCTGCCCAAGAATTGGCGGAAGATCCAGGGGAAACGGCTCTGCCAAGAACGGGTGATTACTATCGTGCAGATCCGGCATCTCAGCCAGTCAAGTTGCGACTGAATGATCTGAACACCATCGTTGCAGCTCGCGCTAAACTCGACGGCGCCGTATTCGCGGGAAAGGGCTTGACCGGGCAGCACGGCGTTGCTGGTTTCTACTCTGGTAAGGACCAACTGACATTCTACGTGGATGCACCAGAAGCCGATGATTATGCGCTCAGCATTATTTTGGCCTCACCAGATGGCCAGACGATGGAGTTCAAGTGTGGCGAATCGGTGATCACAACGCCTTCCTTGAAGAGAACCTGGAGAGGTTCACCCCAGAATTGGCGTCAGCAAGTTCCCGGAGTGCTACACCTCAACGAAGGAGTGAATCAGATTACGTTTCGTTTGCCGGAATCCACCGTCAAGCCAACGAAGAAGAATAAGGAATTGGCGACACATCGGGACCAAGGGCAGTTCATGCTTTATTCAATCGAGCTGGGAACTCCCTCAGCTCGACAGGCCCAGCTTGAGCGAGCCAAAGAAATTCGCGGTGATTCTTCTTGGATGGTCGAGGGGAAGTATGGACTCTTCGTGCATTTCTCAGCCAATATGTATGGCTGGAAAGGCGATCAGAAGAGAGCTGAATGGTTTCAGGAATCGATCGATATGTTTGATGTTCAGCACTTCGCGGATCAAGTCGAACGCACGGGCGCGGCATGGGTGAATTTTACCGTTACTCATCAGGGTTTTTATTGGCCCGGTCCAAACAAGGCGGTCGATGCGGTCATGCCCGGACGCACGACGGAGCGAGATTTGCTGATGGAGATTGTCGACGAGCTGGACTCGCGCGGTATCGCTACGTTGTTCTATCTACACAGTGGCTATAACGGATTCGAAGCTGCAGTTTGGCGTGATGCCTTAGCGGCAGATTATGGTGCGGCGGATGTTTCTAAATTTAGTGACAACATGGTGGCCATTCTACGTGAATGCAGCCTGCGCTACGGCAAGAAGATCAAGGGATTCGGTTATATCGACGGCTGTCTCATGCACGATTATCCCTTGGATCCACACTGGGAAAGTTGGGCTCGTGCGATCAAGGCGGGCAACCCGAAAGCCGTGATTGGTTTCAGCTCAAATCAAGGGCCCGCAGTCAGCCCCTTCAGTGATCTATCCACCCGAGACGGTGGATCTTCGCTCGCTGAGTTTAACTCTGATCTGGTGGGCCCTGGCAAACAATATGGAATCATCGATCCGGCTTGGTGGTGTTACATGGATACATGGATACATGGATACATGGATACATGGATACATGGATTCCCAAGAAACCTATGA
- a CDS encoding sulfatase family protein, translated as MKLMNQASRTQHLVVGAWAVLSLAVSANAERPNIVIVLCDDLGYGDVQCLNPTRGKIKTPSVDKLAAEGMIFTDAHSGSSVCTPTRYGLMTGRYSWRTKLQRGVVQGFAPNLIAEARPTVASFLKAQGYHTGIVGKWHLNFQYVDPASGTPIKKRGKTLAPVGSKIPDGPVHRGFDYFHGFHHAGDMKGVIENDKVIAHENEINMLPRLTRKAVEFIDQRATEKEKPFFLYVPYGSPHTPILPTKEWQGKSGLGDYADFVMQTDAGVGEITDALERNGFADNTLIIFSSDNGCSKAANFKKLKSHGHFPSAHMRGSKADIWDGGHRIPFIVRWPGKVTPDSSSDQLICLTDFFATFSELTGKPLPTDSAEDSVSFLPALSGKPIESSRAGVIHHSIDGHFAYRQGKWKLCLAKGSGGWSAPKEADVPADAPKAQLYDLDQDPGETTNLYTRHPEIAERLLKQLEADVMGGRSTEGSPSKNDAEIDLWKLDTAKPGKIPRKQKRKRTENNEKA; from the coding sequence ATGAAATTGATGAATCAAGCATCCAGGACTCAACACCTGGTCGTTGGAGCCTGGGCTGTTTTGTCGTTGGCTGTCTCAGCCAACGCGGAGCGGCCGAATATTGTTATTGTGCTTTGCGATGACCTTGGCTACGGCGACGTCCAATGCCTGAATCCAACGCGTGGAAAAATCAAGACTCCAAGCGTCGATAAACTGGCGGCCGAAGGAATGATTTTCACCGACGCCCACTCCGGTTCATCGGTGTGTACTCCGACGCGATACGGATTGATGACGGGCCGCTACAGTTGGCGCACGAAATTGCAACGCGGAGTGGTTCAGGGGTTTGCGCCCAACTTGATTGCTGAAGCCCGCCCGACGGTGGCGAGCTTCCTAAAAGCGCAGGGCTACCATACGGGGATCGTTGGTAAGTGGCATCTTAACTTCCAATATGTCGATCCTGCGTCAGGCACTCCGATAAAAAAAAGAGGGAAGACGCTCGCGCCAGTTGGATCCAAGATTCCTGACGGACCGGTTCATCGAGGGTTCGACTATTTCCATGGCTTCCATCATGCGGGGGATATGAAGGGCGTGATTGAAAATGACAAGGTTATCGCTCACGAAAATGAAATTAACATGCTGCCGCGTCTGACCCGCAAGGCGGTTGAATTCATTGACCAGCGAGCCACCGAAAAGGAAAAGCCATTCTTTCTCTATGTTCCGTATGGTTCGCCGCACACGCCGATTCTCCCAACCAAAGAGTGGCAAGGGAAAAGTGGGCTCGGTGACTACGCCGATTTCGTGATGCAGACCGATGCTGGAGTCGGCGAAATCACTGACGCATTGGAACGCAACGGCTTTGCCGATAACACGTTGATCATCTTTAGCAGCGACAACGGCTGCTCCAAGGCAGCCAATTTCAAGAAATTGAAATCGCACGGGCATTTCCCCAGCGCTCATATGCGTGGTTCGAAGGCAGACATTTGGGATGGCGGACATCGCATTCCATTTATCGTTCGCTGGCCCGGGAAGGTAACGCCCGATTCGTCGTCCGACCAATTGATTTGCTTGACCGACTTTTTTGCCACGTTTTCCGAGCTGACCGGTAAACCGCTGCCAACAGACAGCGCCGAAGACAGCGTCAGTTTTCTGCCGGCGTTGTCGGGGAAACCAATTGAATCTTCCCGCGCAGGCGTGATTCACCATTCGATCGATGGGCACTTCGCCTACCGGCAAGGAAAATGGAAGCTGTGCCTGGCGAAAGGATCCGGCGGTTGGTCGGCTCCCAAAGAAGCGGACGTTCCAGCCGATGCTCCCAAGGCACAGCTCTATGACTTGGACCAGGATCCCGGCGAAACCACCAACCTCTATACCAGGCACCCTGAAATCGCAGAGCGTCTTCTGAAGCAGTTGGAAGCGGATGTCATGGGCGGACGCAGTACGGAAGGGTCGCCTTCAAAAAATGATGCAGAGATTGACCTCTGGAAACTCGATACGGCGAAGCCTGGAAAAATACCCAGGAAACAAAAAAGGAAGCGAACGGAAAATAATGAAAAAGCATAA
- a CDS encoding sulfatase family protein — MKRLQSTVLTINGYVFTGESIKSFNNKWDIPKSNGYRTAMIGKWHLGMSFPEKDKGKNNVNWKGRIEGGPTDRGFDYYFGISASLDMPPYIYVENNKFVGECTTTKAFNRKGPAHEDFEAVNVLDEFADRAVAYIQNQTAEQPFFTYVALNSPHTPILPSPQWQGKSELGAYGDFQMQTDAAIGRIVDAVDAAGLSDNTLIIVSSDNGCSKAAKITAMEAKGHFPSAQFRGSKADIWDGGHRVPFIARWPRQIQAGTQDHQLICLTDLIATCAEAVGTELSADTGEDSVSFLPALKGQPILSTRDGVVHHSISGHFAYRVGNWKLVLAKGSGGWTSPKEDEVPNGSPQAQRYEMNDDPGETTNLYESRPEIAARLLAQLESDVKRGRSTSGPDQANDTDKIRLWKSTKR, encoded by the coding sequence ATGAAACGACTCCAATCGACAGTGCTTACTATCAACGGCTACGTTTTTACTGGAGAGAGCATCAAGAGTTTCAACAACAAATGGGACATCCCCAAGTCCAACGGCTACCGAACGGCCATGATTGGCAAGTGGCACCTGGGCATGAGCTTTCCAGAAAAAGACAAAGGTAAAAATAACGTTAACTGGAAAGGCCGGATCGAAGGTGGCCCGACGGACCGTGGCTTCGATTACTACTTTGGCATCTCCGCGTCATTGGACATGCCGCCCTATATCTATGTCGAAAACAATAAGTTCGTAGGTGAATGTACGACAACAAAAGCATTCAATCGCAAGGGCCCTGCTCACGAAGATTTCGAAGCGGTGAATGTCCTGGATGAATTCGCTGACAGAGCCGTCGCCTACATTCAAAATCAAACGGCGGAGCAACCGTTCTTTACGTACGTTGCTTTGAACTCGCCCCACACTCCGATCCTGCCTTCGCCGCAGTGGCAAGGAAAAAGCGAACTGGGTGCATACGGCGATTTTCAAATGCAAACCGATGCCGCTATCGGTCGGATCGTTGATGCCGTGGACGCGGCCGGATTGAGCGACAATACACTGATTATTGTCTCCAGTGACAACGGCTGTTCCAAAGCTGCGAAGATCACTGCGATGGAAGCGAAAGGCCATTTCCCAAGTGCTCAATTTCGGGGATCCAAAGCAGACATCTGGGATGGTGGGCACCGCGTGCCTTTTATCGCTCGTTGGCCAAGACAAATTCAAGCTGGGACTCAAGACCATCAATTGATCTGCTTGACCGATCTAATCGCCACCTGTGCCGAAGCGGTCGGTACAGAACTGTCCGCCGATACAGGTGAAGATAGCGTCAGCTTTCTGCCGGCACTTAAAGGACAACCGATCTTGTCAACACGCGACGGAGTCGTTCACCATTCCATCTCGGGACATTTCGCGTATCGCGTGGGTAACTGGAAATTGGTATTGGCCAAAGGGTCTGGCGGATGGACTAGTCCAAAGGAAGACGAAGTGCCAAACGGCAGCCCACAGGCTCAACGGTATGAAATGAACGATGATCCCGGCGAGACCACGAACTTGTATGAATCACGCCCCGAAATCGCAGCCCGACTGCTCGCTCAGCTTGAGTCCGATGTCAAACGCGGACGCAGCACTTCCGGACCAGATCAAGCAAACGACACCGACAAAATTCGTCTTTGGAAATCAACCAAACGATGA
- the arsS gene encoding arsenosugar biosynthesis radical SAM (seleno)protein ArsS (Some members of this family are selenoproteins.) yields the protein MQLSLLRQKSELANAAMQREILEGESQPRQPYFDEKLRSSGLSYLRATGIEVLQINVGKLCNQTCTHCHVDAGPDRRESMSRETAEQIIDVLENNDIPTLDITGGAPEMNPNFRWLVEQAHKLGRRVIDRCNLTILVANGFKDLPDFLAEHDVEVVASLPCYMEENCDSQRGDGVFKRSNDALHRLNQLGYGHPGSGRKLTLVYNPTGISLPPSQEQLESTHRDELKSRYGIVFSELHTITNLPISRFLDDLLQGDQLDEYMQKLIDSFNPVTVDGVMCRTMLSVDWQGRLFDCDFNQMLSMGLSADLPQHISDFDPARLGDRSIQTGRHCFGCTAGCGSSCQGAVVKIGAAQ from the coding sequence ATGCAATTATCACTTCTAAGACAAAAAAGCGAACTCGCCAACGCAGCCATGCAGCGAGAAATCCTCGAAGGAGAATCGCAGCCGCGGCAGCCATACTTCGACGAAAAACTTCGCTCCAGCGGTCTGTCATATCTTCGTGCCACTGGCATCGAAGTGCTGCAGATCAACGTCGGCAAGCTGTGTAACCAAACTTGCACACATTGCCACGTCGACGCCGGGCCAGACCGTCGCGAAAGCATGTCGCGGGAAACGGCAGAGCAGATCATTGATGTACTCGAGAACAACGACATACCGACGCTGGATATCACCGGTGGTGCACCGGAGATGAACCCCAATTTTCGTTGGCTTGTCGAGCAAGCTCACAAGCTTGGACGCCGAGTGATTGACCGCTGCAACCTAACGATCTTAGTGGCCAATGGATTCAAGGACTTACCCGATTTTCTTGCTGAACATGATGTCGAGGTCGTCGCCTCTTTACCATGCTACATGGAAGAGAACTGCGATAGCCAACGCGGCGACGGCGTCTTTAAGCGTTCCAATGACGCGCTGCACCGACTGAATCAACTGGGGTACGGGCACCCCGGATCGGGTCGAAAGTTGACGCTCGTTTACAACCCGACTGGAATCTCTCTACCTCCGTCGCAAGAACAACTTGAATCGACCCACCGCGACGAGCTGAAATCGCGTTACGGCATTGTCTTTTCGGAACTGCACACGATCACCAACCTTCCAATCAGCCGGTTCCTCGATGATCTGCTCCAGGGCGACCAACTTGATGAGTACATGCAGAAGCTGATCGACAGCTTCAATCCGGTCACGGTCGATGGCGTCATGTGCCGCACGATGCTCTCTGTTGATTGGCAGGGAAGACTGTTTGACTGTGATTTCAACCAGATGTTGAGTATGGGATTGTCCGCCGACCTCCCACAACACATTTCGGATTTCGATCCAGCGAGACTTGGCGACCGCTCAATCCAGACCGGCCGGCATTGCTTCGGCTGTACAGCCGGATGCGGTTCGAGTTGCCAGGGAGCCGTGGTGAAGATCGGAGCAGCTCAGTGA
- a CDS encoding TIGR04283 family arsenosugar biosynthesis glycosyltransferase, with amino-acid sequence MKPQNDRVIVFSRYPEPGVTKTRMIPALGPERAAQLQQALTKRTLDVVNRFGADHPCDLEVRFAGGESARMSLMFGAGLSYRSQSEGDLDQRLVDAFATAFKEGVTRVVVVGADCPGIDSAILDEAINALSHADVVLGPAIDGGYYLIGLSTNQPQLFQQIDWGGVNVFRQTIEKAKQSRCKVHCLRTLSDVDYPEDLVVCRRYPETFEKLLPRTREGVLSVIVPTLNEERRIEQTLCRAVGLPNVEVIVADGGSEDSTIDIARQMGAAVVSANPGRGRQMNAGAAISSGDVLLFLHADTQLPDSFHQHVRATLQHGAIAGAFSLRIDGDRFGLRGIEKGVNIRSNFLGRPYGDQGLFVSASRFFKCGGFPNWPLMEDVELCRRLRKQGTISLAEAAVTTSARRWMHLGILKTTFINQLCIASFYLGVSPTKLDRWYRSRRSVS; translated from the coding sequence ATGAAGCCACAAAACGATCGTGTCATCGTATTCTCGAGGTATCCCGAACCAGGCGTCACGAAAACTCGTATGATTCCGGCGTTGGGGCCTGAACGCGCCGCACAACTTCAGCAGGCGCTCACGAAACGGACCCTCGATGTTGTGAATCGCTTCGGCGCAGACCATCCATGTGACTTGGAGGTGCGGTTCGCTGGCGGTGAATCGGCGCGAATGAGTCTTATGTTTGGAGCGGGCCTATCTTATCGGTCCCAGAGCGAGGGCGACTTGGACCAGCGATTGGTCGATGCCTTCGCGACTGCGTTCAAGGAAGGGGTAACACGAGTCGTGGTGGTGGGGGCGGATTGCCCGGGAATTGACTCAGCGATTCTCGACGAAGCAATCAACGCTTTGTCACACGCCGATGTGGTCCTGGGACCGGCGATTGACGGTGGCTACTATCTGATTGGACTAAGCACGAATCAGCCTCAACTCTTTCAGCAAATTGACTGGGGCGGCGTAAACGTCTTCCGACAGACCATTGAGAAGGCAAAGCAGTCGCGATGCAAAGTTCATTGTTTGCGAACGCTTTCGGATGTTGACTATCCAGAGGATTTGGTTGTTTGTCGACGTTATCCTGAGACATTCGAAAAACTGCTTCCCCGGACCCGCGAGGGTGTGTTGTCGGTCATTGTGCCGACACTGAATGAAGAGCGACGCATCGAACAGACGCTCTGTCGAGCGGTTGGATTGCCGAATGTCGAAGTCATCGTTGCGGACGGCGGCAGCGAAGATTCGACGATCGACATCGCGCGCCAAATGGGTGCGGCGGTTGTCTCAGCCAATCCAGGGCGCGGGCGTCAGATGAATGCTGGCGCAGCGATTTCGAGCGGTGACGTGTTGCTGTTCTTGCATGCTGACACCCAGCTGCCGGATTCCTTTCACCAGCACGTTCGGGCGACCCTCCAGCACGGCGCAATCGCGGGAGCCTTTTCGTTGCGGATCGACGGTGATCGGTTTGGGCTGAGAGGGATTGAGAAAGGTGTGAACATCCGGTCGAATTTTCTTGGGCGACCTTACGGGGACCAGGGTTTGTTCGTATCGGCAAGTCGGTTCTTTAAATGCGGTGGTTTTCCGAATTGGCCGTTGATGGAAGACGTCGAGCTATGCCGCCGCTTGCGGAAGCAGGGAACCATCTCGCTTGCCGAAGCCGCCGTCACAACATCGGCTCGCCGGTGGATGCATTTGGGAATCCTGAAAACCACGTTCATCAACCAACTTTGCATCGCCAGCTTTTACCTTGGTGTCTCGCCAACGAAACTCGATCGCTGGTATCGGTCGCGACGTTCGGTTTCGTAA